A window of Streptomyces sp. DG1A-41 contains these coding sequences:
- a CDS encoding extracellular solute-binding protein has translation MPYTKRRRLVTSAVAIALGATALAACGSDSGDGETESGPVSLTYWTWTPGMDKVVDLWNKGPGKKDQITVTVKKQASGDTLVTKILTAHKAGKAPDLVQAEYQALPTLVSNDALADISKNVGDAEGSFADGVWQQTTLGTDAVYAVPQDIGPMMFYYREDLFKEYGLTVPTTWDEFAETARKLKKAAPDKDLTTFSANDSGLFAGLAQQAGAKWWTTSGDQWKVSINDAATQKVAEFWGGLVEEGAIDSQPMYTPAWNKALNTGKQIAWVSAVWAPGTLTTAAPATKGKWAMAPLPQWSANENRTGSWGGSSTAVTTDSKHQEAAAEFAAWLNTDGDALNALAKESGVYPAAKNAQTSGAFLKPPAYFSNQADFYTKAAGIAETTAPSAWGPNVNVAYTTFKDAFGAAAKNKSDFGAALDEMQDDTVADMKKQGFEVAE, from the coding sequence ATGCCGTACACGAAGCGCCGCCGCCTCGTGACATCCGCCGTCGCCATCGCGCTCGGCGCCACCGCGCTCGCCGCCTGCGGCTCGGATTCCGGGGACGGCGAGACCGAATCGGGGCCGGTCTCGCTGACGTACTGGACCTGGACGCCCGGCATGGACAAGGTCGTGGACCTGTGGAACAAGGGGCCGGGCAAGAAGGACCAGATCACCGTCACGGTGAAGAAGCAGGCGTCCGGCGACACGCTCGTCACCAAGATCCTCACCGCGCACAAGGCGGGCAAGGCGCCCGACCTGGTGCAGGCCGAGTACCAGGCGCTGCCCACCCTGGTCAGCAATGACGCGCTGGCGGACATCTCGAAGAACGTGGGCGACGCCGAGGGCAGCTTCGCCGACGGCGTCTGGCAGCAGACGACGCTGGGCACGGACGCGGTGTACGCGGTCCCGCAGGACATCGGGCCGATGATGTTCTACTACCGCGAGGACCTGTTCAAGGAGTACGGCCTGACGGTGCCGACGACCTGGGACGAGTTCGCCGAGACCGCGCGCAAGCTGAAGAAGGCCGCCCCCGACAAGGACCTCACCACCTTCTCCGCCAACGACTCCGGCCTCTTCGCGGGCCTCGCCCAGCAGGCGGGCGCCAAGTGGTGGACGACCTCCGGCGACCAGTGGAAGGTCTCCATCAACGACGCGGCGACGCAGAAGGTCGCCGAGTTCTGGGGCGGCCTGGTCGAGGAGGGCGCCATCGACAGCCAGCCGATGTACACCCCGGCCTGGAACAAGGCGCTCAACACCGGCAAGCAGATCGCCTGGGTCAGCGCCGTGTGGGCCCCGGGCACGCTCACCACGGCCGCCCCCGCCACCAAGGGCAAGTGGGCCATGGCCCCGCTCCCCCAGTGGTCCGCGAACGAGAACCGCACCGGCAGCTGGGGCGGCTCCTCCACCGCCGTCACCACGGACTCCAAGCACCAGGAGGCCGCCGCCGAGTTCGCGGCCTGGCTGAACACCGACGGCGACGCCCTGAACGCGCTGGCCAAGGAGAGCGGCGTCTACCCGGCCGCCAAGAACGCCCAGACCAGCGGCGCCTTCCTCAAGCCGCCGGCCTACTTCTCCAACCAGGCCGACTTCTACACCAAGGCCGCCGGCATCGCGGAGACCACCGCCCCCTCCGCCTGGGGTCCGAACGTGAACGTCGCCTACACGACCTTCAAGGACGCCTTCGGCGCCGCCGCGAAGAACAAGTCGGACTTCGGCGCCGCGCTCGACGAGATGCAGGACGACACCGTCGCCGACATGAAGAAGCAGGGCTTCGAGGTCGCGGAGTGA
- a CDS encoding sugar ABC transporter permease has protein sequence MKSTARRQSYGVKGAPYGFLLPATILFTLFFALPIGFALWLSFHKVKVSGLGLGSGARKEVWAGLENYTDALTDSELVNGALRVLGYGCIVVPVMLGLALLFALMLDSEKVRLAPFTRLAIFLPYAIPGVVAALLWGFLYLPDVSPFYFVLDKLGLPQPDLLDGGPLYLALSNIAVWGGTGFNMIVIYTSLQSIPAEVYEAAKLDGATPLQIALRIKIPMVAPSLVLTFFFSIIATLQVFNEPTTLKPLTNSVSTTWSPLMKVYRDAFGEGDIYGAAAQAVIIALATLLLSFGFLRAANRRQKQEAAR, from the coding sequence GTGAAAAGCACGGCACGCCGGCAGTCGTACGGGGTCAAGGGGGCCCCGTACGGCTTCCTCCTCCCCGCGACGATCCTGTTCACCCTGTTCTTCGCCCTGCCGATCGGCTTCGCGCTCTGGCTCAGCTTCCACAAGGTGAAGGTCTCCGGCCTCGGCCTCGGCTCCGGCGCCCGCAAGGAGGTCTGGGCCGGCCTGGAGAACTACACCGACGCCCTCACCGACAGCGAGCTGGTGAACGGGGCGCTGCGGGTGCTGGGCTACGGCTGCATCGTCGTCCCGGTCATGCTGGGCCTCGCCCTGCTGTTCGCGCTGATGCTGGACTCCGAGAAGGTGCGGCTGGCCCCCTTCACCCGGCTCGCGATCTTCCTGCCGTACGCCATCCCCGGTGTGGTGGCGGCGCTGCTGTGGGGCTTCCTGTACCTGCCGGACGTCAGCCCCTTCTACTTCGTGCTCGACAAGCTGGGGCTGCCGCAGCCGGACCTGCTGGACGGCGGGCCGCTGTACCTGGCGCTGTCGAACATCGCGGTCTGGGGCGGCACCGGCTTCAACATGATCGTCATCTACACCTCGCTCCAGTCGATCCCGGCGGAGGTGTACGAGGCGGCGAAGCTGGACGGCGCCACCCCGTTGCAGATCGCGCTGCGGATCAAGATCCCGATGGTGGCGCCGTCGCTGGTGCTGACCTTCTTCTTCTCGATCATCGCGACGCTCCAGGTGTTCAACGAGCCGACCACCCTCAAGCCGCTCACCAACTCCGTGTCCACGACGTGGAGTCCGCTGATGAAGGTGTACCGGGACGCGTTCGGCGAGGGTGACATCTACGGCGCCGCGGCGCAGGCCGTGATCATCGCGCTGGCCACGCTCCTGCTGTCCTTCGGCTTCCTGCGGGCCGCGAACCGTCGTCAGAAGCAGGAGGCAGCTCGATGA
- a CDS encoding carbohydrate ABC transporter permease, whose translation MSSLAVSQAEPVTGAAPGTAQGRPPLRRRIALIPTVTLLLGAIYCLLPVAWVVIAATKSGSELFSTFTFLPGTGFADNFQDLSAYRDGVYWSWMGNSALYAGLGALLSTCVSAFSGYALAIYRFRGRETIFNVLLAGVLMPPVILAIPQYLLLAKADLTDSYLSVLLPQILSPYGVYLARIYAAAAVPADVVEAGRMDGASEWRIFTRVALPMMIPGMVTVFLFQFVAIWNNFLLPYIMLSDDEKFPITLGLFTLLEQGANTPALYTLVITGAFLAVLPLVALFLVIQRFWSLDLLSGAVKS comes from the coding sequence ATGAGTTCCCTTGCCGTTTCCCAGGCCGAGCCGGTGACGGGCGCCGCGCCCGGTACCGCCCAGGGCCGCCCGCCACTGCGCCGCAGGATCGCTCTGATCCCCACGGTCACGCTGCTCCTGGGCGCGATCTACTGCCTGCTGCCGGTGGCCTGGGTGGTCATCGCCGCCACCAAGTCGGGCAGTGAGCTGTTCTCCACGTTCACGTTCCTGCCGGGCACGGGTTTCGCCGACAACTTCCAGGACCTGAGCGCCTACCGCGACGGCGTCTACTGGTCGTGGATGGGCAACTCCGCCCTGTACGCCGGGCTCGGCGCCCTGCTGTCGACGTGCGTGTCCGCGTTCAGCGGCTACGCGCTGGCGATCTACCGTTTCCGCGGCCGCGAGACGATCTTCAACGTGCTGCTCGCGGGTGTGCTGATGCCTCCGGTGATCCTGGCCATCCCGCAGTACCTGCTGCTGGCGAAGGCCGACCTCACGGACTCCTACCTGTCCGTCCTGCTGCCGCAGATCCTGTCGCCGTACGGCGTCTACCTCGCGCGGATCTACGCCGCCGCCGCGGTGCCCGCCGACGTGGTCGAGGCCGGCCGGATGGACGGGGCGAGCGAGTGGCGGATCTTCACCCGGGTCGCGCTGCCGATGATGATCCCCGGCATGGTGACGGTGTTCCTGTTCCAGTTCGTGGCGATCTGGAACAACTTCCTGCTGCCGTACATCATGCTCAGCGACGACGAGAAGTTCCCGATCACCCTCGGCCTGTTCACGCTGCTGGAGCAGGGCGCCAACACCCCGGCGCTGTACACGCTGGTGATCACGGGCGCGTTCCTCGCGGTGCTCCCACTGGTCGCGCTGTTCCTGGTCATCCAGCGGTTCTGGAGTCTCGATCTGCTCTCCGGAGCCGTAAAGTCATGA
- a CDS encoding LacI family DNA-binding transcriptional regulator — MTMNAAGGRRRPPTIHDVAREAGVSRGTVSRVLNGGHYVSPAAQEAVNAAIRKTGYVVNRHARSLITGRSDSIGFLLTEPQEKLFEDPNFNVLLRCCTQALAAHDIPLLLMLAGTQDERRRITRYITAGHVDGVLLVSSHSADPVAEQLHEAGVPLVQCGKPLGRGSKVSYVAADDRDGARDMMRHLLSLGRRRIGVVNGPMDTPGGVDRLAGYKEVLTEAGLEIDERLIVSGDWGRASGEAGAERLLAQAPDMDAVFVASDLMAQGVLAALRRAGRRVPQDVAVGGFDDSPAALASSPELTTIRQPWDRISAEMVRVLLAQIGGEDPAAVILPTELVRREST, encoded by the coding sequence ATGACCATGAACGCTGCGGGGGGCAGGCGCAGGCCGCCCACGATCCACGACGTGGCGCGCGAGGCGGGGGTCTCGCGCGGCACCGTCTCGCGTGTGCTCAACGGCGGCCACTACGTCAGCCCCGCCGCCCAGGAGGCGGTCAACGCGGCCATCCGCAAAACGGGTTACGTCGTCAACCGGCACGCCCGCTCGCTGATCACGGGCCGCTCCGACTCGATCGGCTTCCTGCTCACCGAGCCGCAGGAGAAGCTGTTCGAGGACCCCAACTTCAACGTCCTGCTGCGCTGCTGCACCCAGGCGCTGGCCGCGCACGACATCCCCCTGCTGCTGATGCTGGCCGGCACGCAGGACGAGCGGCGCCGGATCACGCGGTACATCACCGCGGGCCACGTCGACGGCGTGCTCCTCGTCTCCAGCCACTCCGCCGACCCGGTCGCCGAGCAACTGCACGAGGCGGGGGTGCCCCTCGTGCAGTGCGGCAAGCCCCTGGGGCGCGGCTCCAAGGTGAGCTACGTGGCGGCGGACGACCGGGACGGCGCCCGCGACATGATGCGCCACCTGCTGTCGCTGGGCCGCCGCCGTATCGGCGTGGTGAACGGCCCGATGGACACCCCGGGCGGTGTCGATCGCCTCGCCGGCTACAAGGAGGTGCTCACGGAAGCGGGCCTCGAGATCGACGAGCGGCTCATCGTCTCCGGCGACTGGGGCCGGGCCAGCGGCGAGGCGGGCGCCGAGCGGCTGCTGGCGCAGGCCCCGGACATGGACGCGGTGTTCGTCGCGTCGGACCTCATGGCGCAGGGCGTGCTGGCGGCCCTCCGGCGGGCGGGGCGGCGCGTGCCGCAGGACGTCGCGGTCGGCGGTTTCGACGACTCCCCGGCCGCGCTGGCCTCCAGCCCCGAGCTCACGACCATCCGGCAGCCGTGGGACCGTATCAGCGCCGAGATGGTACGGGTGCTGCTCGCGCAGATCGGGGGCGAGGATCCGGCGGCGGTGATCCTGCCTACGGAGCTGGTCAGACGGGAGTCGACGTAG
- a CDS encoding MarR family transcriptional regulator produces MASKTAGAGLEDRWRGILSAHARTMCEIDRVLHPHGLGASDFEVLDILATAGPEEGEQCRVQNLVGRVHLSQSALSRLIARLEKDGLVTRSVCMEDRRGVWVALTSRGRDLHAQVLPLQRAALARTLGA; encoded by the coding sequence ATGGCGTCGAAAACGGCTGGTGCGGGGCTCGAGGACCGGTGGCGGGGCATCCTGTCGGCGCACGCGCGCACGATGTGCGAGATCGACCGCGTGCTGCATCCGCACGGCCTCGGCGCGTCCGACTTCGAGGTCCTGGACATCCTCGCGACCGCGGGGCCCGAGGAGGGCGAGCAGTGCCGGGTGCAGAACCTGGTCGGGCGGGTCCATCTCAGCCAGAGCGCGCTGTCCCGGCTCATCGCCCGGCTGGAGAAAGACGGGCTGGTGACGCGTTCGGTGTGCATGGAGGACCGACGCGGCGTGTGGGTGGCCCTGACCTCCAGGGGCCGTGACCTGCACGCGCAGGTACTGCCGCTCCAGCGGGCCGCGCTGGCCCGGACGCTGGGCGCGTAG
- a CDS encoding SseB family protein — translation METPANDPTPTPAQRALDVLAENTEDAAALDALANSDVLIPVPDDANDADAANPSAVALPVLEQPGGEPVVPVFTSEVEMAGLLPFVSRYRLVPLGALAAQWPADDLSLTIDGSSEHRLTLTSEGVRTLLARP, via the coding sequence ATGGAGACACCCGCAAACGACCCCACGCCCACGCCCGCCCAGCGGGCTTTGGACGTCCTCGCCGAGAACACCGAGGACGCGGCGGCTCTGGACGCGCTCGCCAACAGCGACGTGCTCATCCCCGTGCCCGACGACGCCAACGACGCCGACGCCGCCAACCCCTCGGCGGTGGCACTGCCGGTGCTGGAGCAGCCGGGCGGCGAGCCGGTGGTACCCGTCTTCACCTCCGAGGTGGAAATGGCCGGGCTGCTGCCGTTCGTCTCCCGCTACCGCCTGGTGCCGCTCGGCGCCCTGGCCGCCCAGTGGCCGGCCGACGACCTGTCGCTCACCATAGACGGCAGCTCGGAGCACCGCCTGACGCTCACCTCGGAGGGAGTGCGCACCCTGCTGGCACGTCCGTAG
- a CDS encoding acyl-CoA dehydrogenase family protein — protein sequence MTLVIAPPEPGLTEAELVRRAVALQPVLIERQAEAERLTRCPEATHDDFLRAGFYRILQPRRYGGYEFGLPVFYRVITEIARGCPSSGWALSLTAAHVLQVASVFGERAQSEIFGADGDFRAAATLMPVGVAQPDGDAHVILDGTWPYSSGAPYATHYVGQTLRAPEEPGDTPGPLVLFCAPRPVWTVVDDWHGVLGLRGSGSNSIRMEQARVPAHHTVEAGLLDLPVEGGSPGSDLHGNPMYAGRAPSFFHGELAAIMIGTAYAAADEYARILAARPLTREPDRTRADLHDYQRNLGEALGIIHTAHAALQQTAHEWMEACRRNVSGEAPFSTAEDNRLALMFLNAGSMAWDVLQGTLFRTAGSRHARDGERMQRYFRDAATYWTHIGPSMAEPLARRVGCDRLGLPSGHIPLIP from the coding sequence GTGACACTGGTGATCGCCCCACCCGAACCCGGACTGACCGAAGCCGAACTCGTCCGGCGGGCCGTGGCGTTGCAGCCCGTGCTGATCGAACGGCAGGCGGAGGCCGAGCGGTTGACGCGCTGTCCGGAAGCCACCCACGACGACTTCTTACGGGCCGGGTTCTACCGGATTCTCCAGCCACGCCGTTACGGCGGGTACGAGTTCGGGCTGCCCGTGTTCTACCGCGTGATCACGGAGATCGCGCGCGGCTGTCCCTCCAGCGGCTGGGCGCTGTCCCTGACCGCCGCCCACGTCCTCCAGGTGGCGTCGGTCTTCGGGGAACGCGCGCAGAGCGAGATCTTCGGTGCCGACGGCGACTTCCGCGCCGCCGCCACGCTCATGCCCGTCGGCGTCGCACAGCCCGACGGCGACGCTCACGTGATCCTCGACGGCACCTGGCCCTACTCCTCCGGCGCCCCCTACGCGACGCACTACGTCGGCCAGACGCTCCGCGCCCCCGAGGAGCCCGGCGACACCCCGGGACCGCTCGTGCTGTTCTGCGCGCCGCGCCCGGTGTGGACGGTGGTCGACGACTGGCACGGCGTCCTCGGCCTGCGCGGCAGCGGATCCAACAGCATCCGCATGGAACAGGCCCGCGTCCCCGCCCACCACACGGTCGAAGCCGGCCTGCTCGACCTGCCCGTCGAGGGCGGCAGCCCCGGCTCGGACCTGCACGGCAACCCCATGTACGCCGGCCGGGCGCCGAGCTTCTTCCACGGCGAGCTGGCCGCGATCATGATCGGCACCGCGTACGCCGCCGCCGACGAGTACGCCCGCATCCTCGCCGCCCGCCCGCTCACCCGGGAACCCGACCGCACCCGCGCAGACCTGCACGACTACCAGCGGAACCTGGGCGAAGCCCTGGGCATCATCCACACCGCGCACGCGGCGCTCCAGCAGACGGCTCACGAATGGATGGAGGCCTGCCGCCGCAACGTCTCCGGCGAGGCCCCCTTCAGCACCGCCGAGGACAACCGCCTCGCCCTGATGTTCCTGAACGCCGGCAGCATGGCCTGGGACGTCCTCCAGGGCACCCTCTTCCGCACGGCCGGCTCACGGCACGCCCGGGACGGTGAGCGGATGCAGCGCTACTTCCGGGACGCGGCCACCTACTGGACGCACATCGGGCCCAGCATGGCCGAGCCCCTGGCCCGGCGGGTCGGCTGCGACCGCCTCGGGCTGCCCTCCGGCCACATCCCACTGATCCCCTGA
- a CDS encoding peptidase E — translation MAVEPPQRLALLGGGFSTDDDGLLDDWVLARARASRPKVCFVPTASGDAPAYTERFRTAFRSRSACEPSVLHLFRRELDDDALRSFLLAQDVIYVGGGNTANLLAVWRTHGVDRLLLEAYDRGTLLCGISAGANCWAEGSHTDSFGPLAYLPDGLGLLPGSVCPHYDGEPGRRPSYRAAVAAGQLPSGWAVEDGAAALFTDGVLTEAVTRARGAGVYRVEPVGGGGVSERALPCRLLGASR, via the coding sequence ATGGCAGTCGAACCCCCGCAGCGCCTCGCCCTCCTCGGCGGCGGCTTCTCCACCGACGACGACGGCCTCCTCGACGACTGGGTACTGGCCCGGGCGCGCGCCTCCCGCCCCAAGGTGTGCTTCGTACCCACGGCCAGCGGCGACGCGCCGGCCTACACCGAACGGTTCCGCACGGCGTTCCGCAGCCGCTCCGCCTGCGAACCCTCCGTCCTGCACCTGTTCCGCCGCGAGCTGGACGACGACGCACTGCGCTCCTTCCTGCTCGCCCAGGACGTCATCTACGTGGGCGGTGGCAACACGGCCAACCTCCTCGCGGTATGGCGAACCCACGGCGTGGACCGGCTGCTCCTGGAGGCCTACGACCGCGGCACGCTGCTGTGCGGCATCAGCGCCGGCGCCAACTGCTGGGCCGAGGGCTCGCACACCGACTCCTTCGGGCCGTTGGCGTACCTCCCAGACGGCCTGGGGCTGCTGCCCGGCTCCGTCTGCCCGCACTACGACGGCGAACCGGGTCGCCGGCCCTCCTACCGCGCGGCCGTGGCGGCGGGACAGCTGCCGTCGGGCTGGGCGGTGGAGGACGGGGCCGCGGCACTGTTCACGGACGGTGTGCTGACGGAGGCCGTCACCCGGGCGCGGGGAGCCGGGGTGTACCGGGTGGAACCGGTCGGGGGTGGTGGCGTCAGCGAGCGTGCCCTGCCCTGTCGGTTGCTCGGGGCTTCCCGGTAG
- a CDS encoding 1,4-alpha-glucan branching protein yields the protein MSVIHRTWVKPTKLELLTSWLPSRPWYRGGAAEPKLAKAGGFRLDDPQGEVGIEFIVVTDASGPHPSTYLVPLTYRGAALDGAEHALVGTMEHGVLGRRWAYDGCHDPVLLAQLVALIEGRAQAQDQNLSDVPDREVIASHTGEGSIPTDFITTDDQDGTRLTTPHGTTLSLHRVLQPAPDGPFPPSQGATGHVTGSWQQPDGTRARGVFAVLHTGPGAA from the coding sequence ATGTCCGTCATCCACCGCACCTGGGTCAAACCGACCAAGCTGGAACTGCTCACCTCCTGGCTGCCGTCCCGTCCGTGGTACCGCGGTGGCGCAGCCGAACCGAAGCTGGCCAAGGCCGGCGGGTTCCGGTTGGACGATCCGCAGGGCGAGGTCGGGATCGAGTTCATCGTCGTCACCGACGCCTCCGGCCCTCACCCGTCCACCTACCTGGTGCCGCTCACCTATCGCGGTGCCGCTCTCGACGGGGCGGAGCATGCCCTCGTGGGCACCATGGAGCACGGCGTGCTCGGGCGGCGCTGGGCGTACGACGGCTGCCACGACCCCGTGCTGCTCGCCCAGTTGGTGGCCTTGATCGAGGGGCGGGCGCAGGCCCAGGACCAGAACCTCAGCGACGTCCCCGACCGGGAGGTCATCGCCTCCCACACCGGCGAAGGCTCCATCCCCACGGACTTCATCACCACCGACGACCAGGACGGCACCCGGCTGACGACGCCGCACGGCACGACCCTCAGCCTCCACCGGGTCCTGCAACCTGCCCCGGACGGCCCGTTCCCGCCCTCCCAGGGAGCGACCGGCCACGTCACCGGCTCCTGGCAGCAGCCGGACGGCACCCGGGCCCGCGGGGTGTTCGCCGTCCTGCACACAGGCCCCGGGGCAGCCTAG
- a CDS encoding MFS transporter encodes MTDQPAAQRAATLSPTPSAPVFSRSAVVASCAGFVLMGALQALYGPVIPGVRAEFGLSPSVAGLGLSAHFVGGVAGVLLFDRLYGRVGNRHLLGSSYLLMAVGAAGFALAPGWATALAAALLAGLGFGGIDYGLNQLFAVGFGHRSTAMLNILHAHFGIGAILSPALIGVVGSEHYPAVFLGFALANLPLLLCLKGVRNDAPVPAGDEASGGGVLRRSLASVLAVFVALYVLHIGIEAGVGGWEPTHLETVGYGAGVAATATSVYWLMMTVGRFLVAPLALRFSAQAIITVSCAGMTVCLLAASVPALAPYAYAGVGLFIAPIFPTGLPWLNRVAPRARRAGALVIAASMVGGVAAGPALGKAIEWSGVRAVPLLLCGVSALCLGATLWLIRVTRSH; translated from the coding sequence GTGACCGACCAGCCCGCCGCACAGCGCGCAGCCACCCTCTCCCCCACTCCGTCCGCCCCGGTCTTCAGCCGGTCCGCCGTGGTCGCCTCCTGTGCGGGCTTCGTGCTCATGGGTGCGTTGCAGGCCCTGTACGGGCCCGTGATCCCCGGCGTCCGTGCGGAATTCGGGCTCTCGCCGTCCGTCGCGGGGCTGGGGCTCAGTGCCCACTTCGTCGGTGGCGTGGCCGGTGTGCTGCTGTTCGACCGGCTCTACGGGCGGGTCGGCAACCGGCACCTCCTCGGTAGCTCCTATCTGCTGATGGCGGTCGGCGCGGCGGGCTTCGCGCTGGCGCCCGGCTGGGCCACCGCCCTGGCGGCGGCCCTGCTCGCCGGGCTCGGTTTCGGCGGCATCGACTACGGGCTGAACCAGTTGTTCGCCGTGGGCTTCGGGCACCGTTCGACCGCGATGCTGAACATCCTCCACGCCCACTTCGGCATCGGCGCCATCCTCAGCCCCGCCCTGATCGGCGTGGTCGGCTCCGAGCACTACCCGGCCGTCTTTCTCGGTTTCGCCCTCGCCAACCTGCCGTTGCTGCTGTGCCTGAAGGGCGTACGGAACGACGCGCCCGTCCCGGCCGGTGACGAGGCCAGTGGTGGTGGGGTCCTCCGGCGGAGCCTCGCCTCGGTGCTCGCCGTCTTCGTCGCGCTCTACGTCCTGCACATCGGCATCGAGGCCGGTGTCGGCGGCTGGGAGCCCACGCATCTGGAGACCGTCGGCTACGGCGCGGGCGTCGCCGCCACCGCCACCTCCGTGTACTGGCTGATGATGACCGTGGGCCGCTTCCTGGTCGCACCGCTCGCGTTGCGCTTCTCCGCCCAGGCCATCATCACCGTCTCCTGCGCGGGTATGACGGTGTGTCTGCTGGCCGCGTCCGTGCCGGCGCTGGCGCCGTACGCGTACGCCGGTGTCGGTCTGTTCATCGCGCCGATCTTCCCCACCGGGCTGCCCTGGCTGAACCGGGTCGCCCCGCGGGCCCGGAGAGCCGGTGCCCTCGTCATCGCCGCGTCCATGGTCGGCGGTGTCGCGGCGGGTCCGGCGCTGGGCAAGGCCATCGAGTGGTCGGGGGTCCGCGCGGTCCCGCTGCTGCTGTGCGGTGTCTCGGCGCTGTGCCTGGGCGCCACGCTCTGGTTGATCCGCGTCACCCGCTCTCACTGA